In the genome of Dromiciops gliroides isolate mDroGli1 chromosome 1, mDroGli1.pri, whole genome shotgun sequence, the window AACCTTATATACTTGTTGAGAGTGGTAAGATCCCAATCTactgctgtgattttttttttttttggtgaggcaattggggttaagtgacttgcccagggtcacacaactagtaaataagtgtcaagtgtctgaggccggatttgaactcaggtcctcctgaatccagggctagtgctctatacactgcgccacctagctgccccttactgatgtgatttttattttaatgtttagaTGGATTATGCATTAAAAGGTAAAATACAATATATAAGGATATAACCCTAAAGCTAGTGGATGATTTGGCAAAGCTCAAATAAAAATCAGTCTTACTGATTACCTCATCTTTGTTTTTAAGCATgttgctctttttgttttttatcaagtTAACAGAATTCCCCCTGATTACATGGGGAGAGGGATACTTATTATGATGGTTCTTTTTATAAATACAGATTCTTCAGTGCATCATCCTTTTTTCAAATTGTAAAGCAACATTATGCACTTTAAAGTCATAATGTTGTGACCAGTGctgtaattttatttaaaaatataaattagtatGGTTTTAAAACAGTAATAGAGTTTGACTTATGTGCAATATTAAAGGGAAATGGTTTTGATAATTCATTgccttctattattttttcagaGGTTTGATTTAAGACAACACAGATAAATGATTAGTGGTTTAAATGGAACTTTCTGTTTTTCAGAACTTGACATTCAAATAAATTCTTAGGTTTGAGAAAGCATCGATGTTAATCATTTATATACTATTAAGAAtaccggggggcagctagatggcgcagtggttaagcaccggccctggattcaggagtacctgagttcaaatctggcctcagacacttgacacttactagctgtgtgaccgtgggcaagtcactttacctccgttgcctgcaaaaaaaaaaaaaattataaaaaaaaaaaaaaaaagaataccggggcaactagatggtgcagtggatagagcaccggccctggagtcaggagtacctgagttcaaagtcagcctcagacacttgacacttactagctatgtgaccctgggcaagtcacttaatcctcattgctccccccccccaaaaaaagaataccttTCTTGGCTTAGTACAGATTGAAAAGTATTCTCATTATGAGTTATTCTTGGAAGATAGACAGATGAAGATAAGCTGAACTGTAGTCTTTTATCCTCAGAGTCCACTTTTTTGCCTGTTGCCTCAAAGTTTTCTTCGGTATCTTCTGCCATTGAACTGATGCCACATGGTATTGACTCAGACCTAAAAGATGATGGTGAATTtgtgaatgaagagaaaagaCACTCTGTGGATTATGATAAACAAGAGACTTTATGGCCTTCAGAAGAGACATCAATTGAAGCACAGAAAGGTAAGGTCAatccagaagaaaataagaaagataaGAGTATTGCCTTGCCCTGACCTAACAATACCTAGTTATGATTCAGTTGATAGCATTAGCTACTACTAtgatactttttctttaaaacagaAGGATACAATATATCCAACACAGAATGGAGTAATGATGAAATGTTTTCTAAAACCATTTCAGAAAAATTTCCCTGCAGAATTTTATCTGAGATAGCTATGGCTTTGGACCAAGAGAGTGCTGCTCTTCAGAAAATGAATGAAGCAGCCACCAAACTTCAAGCCTGCTGGAAGGGATTCTTTGCAAGAAACCATATCCTTCAAGCTAAAGAAGCACGATATGAAATTCAGCTGAGCAGAATGCAGAAGCACATTGTCTGCTTAACTGATGAAATACGGAGGTAGGTCTGAAGTTTTGTCTCATGTCTTTCTGTTAGTCTAGAAACTGAATCCTTATAGCCATGATTCAGGATATTGTGCATCTTGCTTCCTAGAAAGCTCTCCATGGACCTTTTAGGGAGCTTGTGTTTGTTTTCAGgtttggaaaattaggaaatgactaaataattgaaagaaataatccaagtggaaataaaggaaataaaaagatttaaagaGAACTATTAGGTAAAAGGAGTCAAAGAATGGGGAAAGAATGTCCAAAAATGGCAAAAGGTTAGAATTTTTCAGACACTAAATATAAGTAGAAGTTAGTTTGGATACAACCTTTATTAAGTTCTGTAGCCCAAGATATAAATTTACTTTATCAAAAACTAGATTTTTTTCATAACCTGTGTTGAAGAGTAgtaaaagaatttatttaaaattatcaaGTTTGTATAAATTTCATGGCTTCTTTGTATATAAAGAGACCAGCTATATTTCCATTGCTATCCACCCAGCATGTTTTGAAATCATAtatttcccatataaatataatGGTGAAATACATGAaaattagggggcggctagatggtggcagtgaataaagcaccggccctggagtcaggagttacctgagttcaaatccggcctcagacacttgacacttactagctatgtgaccctggtcaagtcacttaacccccatatccccaccaaaaaaaaaaattaactggatATGGGTAGATGAAATTCATAATTTGTTACATTTCCACTAACTTTATTTAATTCTCAGCTAAAAAAACACATATTGTGTGTTCTTTTTCATTAAACTTAAGAGGATGGGTTATATACAGTACcacttttttttctcagtcttgAAAATAGGATGCACAGAGTCCATATGAGCCTAAAAATATCAGAGAAATATAGAATTGATTGTGTCCCTGAGAGTTGACTTCCCAAAAATACAAAGAGAGCCATATTAACCCTTGTTCTGTGGTTCTATGATGGACGTTCCTATTGACATTGACATTCCTATATAAAAATGGatagtaggggcaactaggtggcgcagtggataaagcaccggccctggattcaggagtacctgagttcaaatccggcctcggacacttgacacttactagctatatgaccctgggcaagtcacttaagccccattgccccgccaaaaaaaaaaaaaaaatggatagtaGCCTGTACTGTTTATCTAgtggctagtatcattcaaacATCTCAACTTATTTCATTACTGAAGCTTATCCTAACATTTATTTCTGGGGTGATCCATATTACGAAGTGGAAAAGTAATATTACTAGACTTCAGAAAATTCATTTTGTAATAAATTGAATTGTAGTATTGAATCAGGGAACAACATGCCCCCTAGTGAAGAGAGAGCTGACTTTGAagtccaaaagacctgggttcacatttcAATCATGattgtgtactagctgtgtgatcctgggcaagtcgtcTACCTCTCAGCCCCTTCGGCAATTTGAACTCTCTAACACTATAAATTGAAGAACAGCCGCTGATCCACTTTGGTATAAGGAGTTCCTTGTGccgatgaaatcacagatcaggccctaaaaaataaatatacattagAACAGTCTGCTTTATTTTCATCAGTAActaaaatatattgttttactacagattgaaaaaagaaagagatgaagaataCATGCAGAAGCTTGTGCAAAAGAAAGCTGTCAAATTCCTTTGGAACCAAGTAAgcaaagatataaagataaaggGAAATAGCTGAGAGAGAAGTTctgtaatttctttctaaatGAGATTAGCACCCATGTTTGAGCTTTTTTGAATATGTCTTCAGTGTCCTGCTTCAGCTCATTGATGTGATTTGAACACAACATTGAAGGTCTTTGCCTGCACTATGTTTGTCCTAAGAATCACAACCTATGTTTTGCAGATACGTTACATTAAATTGCATTACATTAAAATCTGAGTAAAAGTCATCTGAGCAAGAACTAGGAATaacagatttttatttatttatttgtttgtttgtttattttttggcaccaaaattttttattgtattaggtCACTATAGAGGGTGGGGCCTTGGACCTTTATTGCACAGCTTGCTCATTGGTGCTCCTTCCAGAGTCTTGAGGCTTCATGACATCTGGCAGTTCTGGGGGGCTGTAGAAAGATTCAATGTGCAATGTCTCAAATACATTATCAGCTTGAAAGGCCAGCCCCACAGAGGCTGGTGGCTGACTTGTGAAGCCACATTCGCCCAGGGTCTTACAGTCATCCAGCAGCTGGTCATTCTTATAGAGCCCCTGCTCATTCGGGGGCCTCTTGAGGATGCTTTCCACAATGCACTTCAGCTCAAATACTGTGCTTGACTCCTTCGCATTTGTGAAGATCATTAGGAACATGTCCATCTCGGCGTCTAGCTTccagatctttattttttaaagagaagggcATTTAAATCATTTAAGGGACCTCTTTTACCTTAcgtgattttttgtttgtttggttggttttttgcagggcaatgggggttaagtgacttgcccagggtcacacagctagtaagtgtcaagtgtctgaggctggatttgaactcaggtactcctgaatccagggccagtgctctattgactgcgccacctagctgcccctaccttacATGATTATCTGAACCATCTTTTGTCATAATGTAAAGTATTTGTCATTATTGTCAACAAAGATAGACTTGTATAATATTAAAGTTTTTACTCATTTATAATGAGACCGTATCTTGTGGTTTTCAGATAAGATCCCTACAAAACTGGCAACTTTCAGTGAACCATTACCTCAATTCGGTCTGGCAGTATGATGTtcctgtgccaagtactgtgccaTTCAAGCCTTCTACTTTATAAACAGTAAATCAAGAACCTTTTTCTGCTGATTATTCTGACCGGTTTATTTCAGATTCCAAAGGACCCCCAGAGGAATTCCTCCTAGAGTTTCCAGATTCTGGTTTTCATTCCTCCCTTACAGAGACCACTTGTAAATTTCTCATGATTTTGAAATAAATTCTATAGGAGAAAAAAGTTTTCTAGAGTAGATCATTTCATAGAAACGGTTAGATGCCATAAAAATCCAGATACAGAGAATACTCATGAAGAGCAGGGTGAGTGGAGTAAAGATAGCTCTAACAGTGAAGCAGATAGTAATCTCTTAccagattatttaatttcagtTCAGCAACTTAATGATGCTTTTGAAATTACAAGTACCAGTAATGAAAAGGAAGCTAGTAAACTCCGTACAGCTCTTCCCTTggaaaacccaagttctttgACTAACATTGCTGTTGTAGACACATACTATGACATAGCTGCCTCCTTGCAAGATGAAATCATTCAGACACCTGAGAGGAGTCAACTGAATGTAGAAGTTCCAGCACCTCAACCAGCAAGTGACCCTGCATTTCAGGTCCTATATGTAtagtttaaaattctaaatgtgggttctaatctgttcccccagttttaggggaaactgactaaaatcaccgataaaatgagtttaggtttttaatggtttattgaaagatagaaagagaaagattgagaacagaattccaacagccgggcaattatctttcctctctttcctcaattttcctgtgaatttCTCTGgagtctcagtctctgtctctgtctgtctgtctgtctgtctgtctgtctgtctgtctctctctctctctctctctctctgtctctctctctctccccccccaccacggtgaagtcaggaaccaaaaagccacagagctctctgtgcaggccctccttcctccttcctgtcccctcccagaaaatgggaggctcctcaagttgattggctggtagccttgatagacagtacccatgagcaaacatcacttcctgacaccaaggaaaagctgcatggccttgccctcagaggcattctcctcatggtggagctttcctatagtaagtctccagtaggtggtgtcattccaatcattacatgtacATTGGTATTACTGTGTAGTTTTTGTGGGAAACTATGATAAACCTGACTTTCTACTTTAAAAATTGTGTGTttgcgggacagctaggtggcacagtgaataaagcactggccctggattcagaaggacctgagttcaaatctggcctcagatacttgacatgtactagctgtgtgactctgggtaattcTCATTGCTCTGCCCTTCCAAAAACAAATtgtgtttggtttctttttttgtgtatcTGTGtgccctcattttcttttcatgtctttgggttttttccccttgatttACTGTGTATATAGAATTctgtttatctttcattttctgtTGTAAATCCCAGGCTGAGACTTGATTTAATAACATTTTGTTAATCTTATGTCTTCAAATACTTTGCTATACTAAATAATTTTTCCTAAAAGATGTTtgtagtttggtttttttactgAAGTATATCAAAATAATTCCTTGTTTATTATATGAAATGGTCATTATGTTTTATTCTAGAGGATTTCTAACAATAATATCTTAGAATTTGTTAAAATTTGTTATTGTTAGcttttttctatctctaacaTGTAAAACAATGTAAAAAGTTCAGGCATATAAAATTGAAGGAGGTGGCACATGCAGGGCAATgcaaaaaaagaaccaatgacTATTGCTGAGCATCCAATAAAGATAAGAAATTGTTTCcagctttgtttttttcctagtaAGCAACTAagaaaatcttattaaaacaaaaataggaaaaagacatGTCATCTTAGAAGATCTCTCAGCAGGTAAGTGATTATTGTTTTAAGAAACAGGTCTTCAATGTCAAAAGTACACAAAAGAGCAATAAGCTTTAATTtgctaaatgaaataatttattcagCACTAAAACTATACTTGCTTAATCAAAATTAGTAAAAACACAATATTCTTACTACTTGTCAGAAAGCAAAAAGCATCAATTCCTTTAGAAGttatgctaggggcagctaggtggcacagtggatagagcaccggccctggattcaggaggacctgagttcaaatccgacctcagacacttaacacttactagctgtgtgaccctaggcaagtcacttaaccccaattgcctcaccaaaaaaaaacccctatataTAGAAGTtatgctagaggggcagctaggtggcacagtggatagagtactggccctggattcaggaggacctgagttcaaatccagcctcagacacttactagctgtgtgaccctgggcaagtcacttaaccctcattgccctgcaaaaaaaaaaaaaaagttttgctagAACACATACTTTAATCCATTAGATTCATTGCTTTTTTAACATTTGCCCTACTtgttccatttatattttttttattatttcataagtccatttatatttaatttgttacTAAGATGTCATAATCAATTATTTTCCAACTTTGTCCTTCACCTGGGATGGCTACATtgacatatataacatatacacatattcattgAAAGTTTAGGAGTTGACTTATACAAATAATTATTCAACACTTTGGAAATCTACATTTAGTAGAATGTATACCAACAAatatacaaagtttaaaaattaccttttaaacactaaaaacattaattttataaaaattttaattaaattacatATTCCTTAGatcctaatttttttctatttaagaaaaacatacagctctattttctgtcttactaaaaaaaaaaattagaccctAATATTTAAGTAGGAATAATTATcatctttgtgtatatttgtatctTAAGTTATATTTGGTTTTATCTATAAAACTATTGAGAACATAAGATCTTAATTCTTTGAAATGTGGTATTTTTGGCTCCAAAAATTCTAATTCCCAAACACAgaatgttggtttttttggttttttgttctgttttggtttttgcggggcaatgagggttacatgacttgcccagggtcacatagctagtaagtgtcaagtgcctgaggccagatttgaactcaggtcctcctgaatccagggccagtgctttatccactgtaccacctagcttccccaagaatGTTTTTTAAACTGTCATTTTAGCATCTTGAAGCTGCCATAATAACAGTAGAAAAGGCATAGTTTTCAATTTATGGAGCTTATTGGCAATTCCACTCTGGGGAGTCATAAAAAaggcatttaggggcagctaagtggcacagtggatagagcactggccttggattcaggactacctgagttcaaatctggcctcagacacttaacacttactagctgtgtgaccctgggcaagccacttaaccccaattgcctcactaaaaaaaaaaaaaaggcatttagcCCTTCAGGAAGGAGATAGAACTTGTCTGTTAATGATGAAATGGCTAACTGGCTgttaattttaaacatttagcAGGTAAAATGGTACCATTTTTTGGCATATTAGGTAGTAGAATAAAAAGACTCTTTgattctcccccgccccccaattcTTAGGGAATCTAGAACATTTTGTTAAGGAAATCTTTACCAACTTCCATAACCGCAATGTGAGGCAGTATGAAGCAGTCAATAGAGACCTGATCTTGGAGTCCAAAAGACTGGCCTCTAAGACTTGCCTCTGACAGATTCTGGCTGTGTGatcagagcaagtcacttcatcccatcCTTCCCCAGATACTTCCATAGGTTAAATTCTGTAAGTTAAATATGAGCTGCTGTTTCATATTGGTGTTGGGAGCTTCCAGACCAGAAGTTTTTAATACCAAGGAGGTCATGGGTCTGGaccaacaagaaagaaagaaatgaagtagCTGCCCAATCATAAACATTGCACTTACCTATCTGTAATTGTTATGGGGATTTACGTTTCAATTATTTGTCTAGAGAAACTGTGTCAAATTTATTtcaaattgaagcattttttcattggataattaaaaaatttattttatggtttgttttaaatatttttcaaggtTCCTGTTTTCCCAGTTTTCCATGTAAGTGCCATGTTTGCTACTGGTATCTGGACAAAGAGAAAGCATCATCAACAGCCCTGTGGTCAGATGTTTTTTCTTAGTGTGATAGTTGTGCTTGGGACACTGAGCTTTCATACTGTAATATTACCTTCAGTTGACTCATATGGTTGGTCCATTTTAAATCTTATTAAGGCTATTTTACTTTGTTCTGACTTCTGTACCCaaagtgagagccagagtgatgtGGAGCATAGAGGTctagccttggattcatgaggagcTAGGTTCTAGTACCACCTCTGGCATTTATTGGCAGTGTGCCCCTAAGCCAGCATCCATTTACTCCCTCAGTGTCCTCCCTCTGAGCTGTATAACTACATTGGTGAagttttctcactgggagttccctctgCTAATGAAATTAGAGGTCTAGACAAGAAAATATTTATCAGCATGTGTGCATCCTTCTTTCATGTGTATACTGTTCTATgtggtaaataaaaataaaaatcttttatgTCATGACAAAATGACATACTTGCTAGTATTCTTTAGCTAAATTTTATATTGCTTTAACCAAATTTTGAAACCGAAGAACACTGGGTAGGGTTCTTCTCCAAAAGCTGTACAGTTTCTTACATTGTAGTTAAGGTGACAAATAGTTGAAATTGTGTAAACCTGTGAAAATTttattgaataaacattttttagatcataacagtaattttaaaataatttgtcttAATGTGTTTGGTTCATAGCATAAGCAATATGAGACAATTTATTAGAACAAAGGGCATAACAACTACAGTGAAAATGCCATAACAAAGGTGGGTATTTAAGAAATACTGTATGAGAAATAACTTTAAGGAAGCCTGAGAGtttaatttgtagcatttttctcatgagttaaaaaaaaaaatggaacactttAGAACTGTGACTGACTTAATATTATGGATGTGCTTGCCCAcccattctctcctttttaaGTCACTAGTTTAGACGCAagttttacagatgatggaagAATGAATATAGATCTTGGATTGTTTGCTTAGAGCTAGGGTCAGTCCAGCTGTTTcaatttgctttaatttcttttcattttcttgatGTATGAATTGAGTATATTAGAAACGAATGTGACTTATGAACATTGAGGTGGCTggaaatttcattaaatatttttgttatattccTAGTACAGTGTGAAGTTTAATGGATGGTGGGTTCCACATATTTAGTCGTCTTTTGTAAGCTTCAGTGATCTCAAAGTGGTGTGATCAACTCTGCTGGTTGACCCAAGTTTGGCTTGTTTCTAGTTGGGAGTTTCAGTAGACTCCACCTTGATACTGTTGGCCCTCTGAGAGGCTCTGCAGGTTGAGAGCAGCTGAATTGCCAGCTCCCCTTTGATTTGGGATGTTATGTATTGCTCCTGGGATCAAAGCCACAAAGCCACCCTACTAGGGaaactgaggagggagagcacaCTAACAATTTGGATGAAGGAAGGTTTCACAAAGAAAGTGACACATGaatcttgaagacagggattttGAGAGGCTGGTATTCCAGATATT includes:
- the LOC122735734 gene encoding LOW QUALITY PROTEIN: centrosomal protein of 97 kDa-like (The sequence of the model RefSeq protein was modified relative to this genomic sequence to represent the inferred CDS: inserted 2 bases in 2 codons; substituted 2 bases at 2 genomic stop codons), yielding MMTCSEYCPMILKQPNQQRLSSHSCDTTWLREGEEYRVPNFVLSAIVKGTVFSHEAVVDLSGQGLQKLDLNLPCKADILTLILDKNKIIKLENLEKFQRLLQLSVASNRLVCMMGVAKLTHLRVLNLPHNSIGCVEGLKELIYLEWLNLAGNNLKTTDQISSCTTLKHLDLSDNNISQIGDLSKLVSIKTLLLHGNIITSLRAAPVYLPHSLTVLSLAENEICDLNEISFLSSLSELEQLSIMNNPCVMAMPSVRGFNYRPYVVSWCPNLKSLDGYMISQKESLKAECLYNQGKGHSYRPGQHIQLIQYLATACPLSSTVDLQIEKDAKLKKILNKQRFYQRQLMCQNPKEEVFTFSSSREPGAFLDLEDLSPAQEPYILVESESTFLPVASKFSSVSSAIELMPHGIDSDLKDDGEFVNEEKRHSVDYDKQETLWPSEETSIEAQKEKFPCRILSEIAMALDQESAALQKMNEAATKLQACWKGFFARNHILQAKEARYEIQLSRMQKHIVCLTDEIRRLKKERDEEYMQKLVQKKAVKFLWNQIRSLQNWQLSVNHYLNSVWQYDVPVPSTVPFKPSTLXTVNQEPFSADYSDRFISDSKGPPEEFLLEFPDSGFHSSLTEXHLXISHDFEINSIGXKKFSRVDHFIETVRCHKNPDTENTHEEQGEWSKDSSNSEADSNLLPDYLISVQQLNDAFEITSTSNEKEASKLRTALPLENPSSLTNIAVVDTYYDIAASLQDEIIQTPERSQLNVEVPAPQPASDPAFQVLYV
- the LOC122735740 gene encoding elongin-B-like, with amino-acid sequence MDMFLMIFTNAKESSTVFELKCIVESILKRPPNEQGLYKNDQLLDDCKTLGECGFTSQPPASVGLAFQADNVFETLHIESFYSPPELPDVMKPQDSGRSTNEQAVQ